A single Dreissena polymorpha isolate Duluth1 chromosome 14, UMN_Dpol_1.0, whole genome shotgun sequence DNA region contains:
- the LOC127859037 gene encoding uncharacterized protein LOC127859037 isoform X2 yields MDFDVEKNDYSVPEFYERFGKELPQVIMISQGFFGDIVEDTFDRESIIRIQTVSKQRRVVARADMGDHSKLISIPLTYPEKVCVVKKHKLGKEKTIKEVIEHQSLPCHVQFPKDRTISVGGQNISTNHIPKLLLQKAFDEMYLLGNLITDGVMEPDVVNVPLYLSQLRMARVLGLKNSPPQKWRGYLEELERFSAYMKYDKEYGNQGIAQYDQSAVHSEAVFSFVEPQTYSNIISVCKHHRGNAVDNPNYLPTDVKQHEDITYEEIGMPRESEMHKPDNHRPSLATFGVGQTPAQASTSHNSQNVKSTSGSLKSTGPEKRSVQESNHSPLIDRSTKVSPPVAIKPPRPPPQIPEMPGSPKLPARQPRPPSQMPSPTVKHEAIYTNNLPRTSIRPFQPEPKEAIALEQERSSKSDQQSNTLESPKKQDEVCKPLPTVNDSLDVVKLSIDDVCGYLKVLHLDKYEPKFRKELIDGTLLIALSKEDFEKEFGMNGLEAVRIFKFSKEGHLPR; encoded by the exons ATGGATTTCGACGTAGAGAAAAACGACTACAGCGTGCCCGAGTTCTACGAGCGCTTTGGCAAGGAGCTGCCTCAAGTGATCATGATCAGTCAAGGATTCTTTGGAGACATCGTAGAAGATACGTTCGATAGAGAAAGT ATTATTCGCATCCAGACGGTATCCAAGCAACGTCGCGTGGTCGCCAGGGCCGACATGGGAGATCACTCTAAACTGATCAGCATCCCGCTTACATACCCTGAGAAAGTCTGTGTCgtcaaaaaacacaaat TGGGCAAAGAGAAAACCATAAAGGAGGTCATCGAACATCAGAGCCTCCCTTGTCACGTGCAGTTCCCCAAGGACAGAACCATCAGCGTGGGCGGTCAGAACATCAGCACCAACCACATCCCGAAATTGCTGCTTCAGAAAGCTTTTGATGAAATGTACTTGCTTGGAAACCTTATTACCGACG GCGTCATGGAACCAGACGTGGTGAACGTGCCCCTGTACCTGTCTCAACTTCGCATGGCGCGCGTGCTTGGCCTAAAGAACTCGCCTCCCCAGAAATGGCGGGGTTACCTTGAGGAATTGGAGCGCTTCAGTGCCTATATGAAATACGACAAAGAGTACGGAAATCAAG gaaTTGCCCAATACGACCAATCAGCGGTTCATTCTGAGGCCGTCTTCTCCTTTGTTGAACCGCAGACATACTCTAACATAATTTCGGTGTGCAAACATCATCGTGGAAACGCCGTAGATAACCCAAACTACCTGCCGACCGACGTGAAACAGCATGAAGACATCACTTATGAAGAAATCGGAATGCCGCGCGAGTCCGAAATGCACAAGCCAGATAACCACAGGCCATCATTGGCGACGTTTGGCGTCGGTCAAACACCAGCTCAGGCTTCGACTTCCCACAATTCACAGAATGTAAAGTCAACATCTGGAAGCCTGAAATCAACAGGACCAGAAAAACGTTCTGTCCAAGAATCGAATCACAGTCCGCTTATCGACAGAAGCACAAAGGTTTCCCCACCTGTCGCGATCAAGCCCCCAAGACCACCTCCTCAGATTCCAGAGATGCCAGGAAGTCCGAAGCTTCCCGCGCGCCAACCAAGGCCTCCTTCACAGATGCCGAGTCCTACCGTCAAACATGAGGCCATCTACACGAATAACCTCCCCCGCACGTCCATTCGCCCCTTCCAACCGGAACCCAAAGAAGCTATTGCACTTGAGCAGGAACGCTCTTCAAAATCCGATCAGCAAAGCAACACTTTGGAATCGCCAAAAAAGCAAGACGAGGTTTGTAAACCGCTACCAACGGTCAACGACAGCCTTGATGTAGTCAAACTATCCATAGACGATGTATGTGGTTACCTTAAAGTGCTTCATCTTGATAAATATGAGCCCAAGTTCCGGAAAGAACTGATTGACGGCACGCTGTTGATCGCCTTGTCCAAAGAAGATTTTGAAAAAGAGTTCGGTATGAATGGGCTGGAAGCTGTGAGAATATTTAAGTTCTCCAAAGAAGGTCATTTGCCAAGGTAA
- the LOC127859037 gene encoding uncharacterized protein LOC127859037 isoform X1, which produces MASSQNQDPARQGLHSAHRAIIEGMFPEKPFTEGGKSGVHKPKRLVKTMDFDVEKNDYSVPEFYERFGKELPQVIMISQGFFGDIVEDTFDRESIIRIQTVSKQRRVVARADMGDHSKLISIPLTYPEKVCVVKKHKLGKEKTIKEVIEHQSLPCHVQFPKDRTISVGGQNISTNHIPKLLLQKAFDEMYLLGNLITDGVMEPDVVNVPLYLSQLRMARVLGLKNSPPQKWRGYLEELERFSAYMKYDKEYGNQGIAQYDQSAVHSEAVFSFVEPQTYSNIISVCKHHRGNAVDNPNYLPTDVKQHEDITYEEIGMPRESEMHKPDNHRPSLATFGVGQTPAQASTSHNSQNVKSTSGSLKSTGPEKRSVQESNHSPLIDRSTKVSPPVAIKPPRPPPQIPEMPGSPKLPARQPRPPSQMPSPTVKHEAIYTNNLPRTSIRPFQPEPKEAIALEQERSSKSDQQSNTLESPKKQDEVCKPLPTVNDSLDVVKLSIDDVCGYLKVLHLDKYEPKFRKELIDGTLLIALSKEDFEKEFGMNGLEAVRIFKFSKEGHLPR; this is translated from the exons ATGGCTAGCAGCCAAAACCAGGATCCGGCACGTCAAGGTCTGCACTCTGCCCACCGTGCCATTATAGAAGGCATGTTCCCGGAGAAACCTTTCACTGAAGGAG GTAAAAGCGGTGTGCACAAGCCCAAGAGACTAGTAAAGACGATGGATTTCGACGTAGAGAAAAACGACTACAGCGTGCCCGAGTTCTACGAGCGCTTTGGCAAGGAGCTGCCTCAAGTGATCATGATCAGTCAAGGATTCTTTGGAGACATCGTAGAAGATACGTTCGATAGAGAAAGT ATTATTCGCATCCAGACGGTATCCAAGCAACGTCGCGTGGTCGCCAGGGCCGACATGGGAGATCACTCTAAACTGATCAGCATCCCGCTTACATACCCTGAGAAAGTCTGTGTCgtcaaaaaacacaaat TGGGCAAAGAGAAAACCATAAAGGAGGTCATCGAACATCAGAGCCTCCCTTGTCACGTGCAGTTCCCCAAGGACAGAACCATCAGCGTGGGCGGTCAGAACATCAGCACCAACCACATCCCGAAATTGCTGCTTCAGAAAGCTTTTGATGAAATGTACTTGCTTGGAAACCTTATTACCGACG GCGTCATGGAACCAGACGTGGTGAACGTGCCCCTGTACCTGTCTCAACTTCGCATGGCGCGCGTGCTTGGCCTAAAGAACTCGCCTCCCCAGAAATGGCGGGGTTACCTTGAGGAATTGGAGCGCTTCAGTGCCTATATGAAATACGACAAAGAGTACGGAAATCAAG gaaTTGCCCAATACGACCAATCAGCGGTTCATTCTGAGGCCGTCTTCTCCTTTGTTGAACCGCAGACATACTCTAACATAATTTCGGTGTGCAAACATCATCGTGGAAACGCCGTAGATAACCCAAACTACCTGCCGACCGACGTGAAACAGCATGAAGACATCACTTATGAAGAAATCGGAATGCCGCGCGAGTCCGAAATGCACAAGCCAGATAACCACAGGCCATCATTGGCGACGTTTGGCGTCGGTCAAACACCAGCTCAGGCTTCGACTTCCCACAATTCACAGAATGTAAAGTCAACATCTGGAAGCCTGAAATCAACAGGACCAGAAAAACGTTCTGTCCAAGAATCGAATCACAGTCCGCTTATCGACAGAAGCACAAAGGTTTCCCCACCTGTCGCGATCAAGCCCCCAAGACCACCTCCTCAGATTCCAGAGATGCCAGGAAGTCCGAAGCTTCCCGCGCGCCAACCAAGGCCTCCTTCACAGATGCCGAGTCCTACCGTCAAACATGAGGCCATCTACACGAATAACCTCCCCCGCACGTCCATTCGCCCCTTCCAACCGGAACCCAAAGAAGCTATTGCACTTGAGCAGGAACGCTCTTCAAAATCCGATCAGCAAAGCAACACTTTGGAATCGCCAAAAAAGCAAGACGAGGTTTGTAAACCGCTACCAACGGTCAACGACAGCCTTGATGTAGTCAAACTATCCATAGACGATGTATGTGGTTACCTTAAAGTGCTTCATCTTGATAAATATGAGCCCAAGTTCCGGAAAGAACTGATTGACGGCACGCTGTTGATCGCCTTGTCCAAAGAAGATTTTGAAAAAGAGTTCGGTATGAATGGGCTGGAAGCTGTGAGAATATTTAAGTTCTCCAAAGAAGGTCATTTGCCAAGGTAA